In the genome of Oncorhynchus nerka isolate Pitt River linkage group LG27, Oner_Uvic_2.0, whole genome shotgun sequence, the window TACCTTGTAAAGGCATTCCCCATATTGCTATGGTTTCTCAAATCGGTCCTTTTAAAGGCCGTTTGTCACACCATCTACGCTTTTTAGGTCGACAGGCGGCTGTTGATTGGAGTAAATTATAATTTGGTCTATTCCAAATCAAGTGGTGGGACTGCTGTTGAGCTGAAACAAACTCCGGATTGTGGGATTTAGTATGACACATTGGGGTCATAGAGGTAGGGAAGACTCCAGGTTAGAACAAAACATTCTGTTAACACCCACTATGGAGCTGAACTCTGGAAGTGACTGTACTCCTGGGCTGTAAATAATATTTACCACAGCAGAGGAACAATGGGACCTTTTTGTTTGACAAGGTAAATGTTGCATCCGTGTAAAAGTAAGACCGGTGTGATCTCACACCTTCAAGTGGACAATTCTGATGagcaaactttttttttaaagtgtaaaAACAAAAACCCTTATTAAAAATGACCGATGCTATGCTTACTATGTTAGTCACTGTGGGAATGACGAGGGGATGGAAACTCACAGTGCGAGTGATGTCATGCTGATTACTTGAGCATGCCTGTTAGTCATACCATATGAAATAACATGGGTTTTACTGTATCATACACTGTATCCAGGGGAGGAGGGATATGGTTTTCCACAATGCAGTGGCGCAAGAATGCATCTCTTTAACACaagttaaaacatttaaaaaataataatatgtcAAGCTATAGAAGCCATTGTCTGAACATGGACTGAAACATGCTGTCCCAAACGGTGGAGCAAGAGGGAGAGTCTTGCCTTGCAGGAGAACCTCCCCAGCAGTCTGGTGGTTACTGGTTAGGACCCTCATAAGAAGGGTGGGTAGGTTACTGCATGGGGGAGGGACCAGAGCTCCACTGACCAACCACAGTGCCGCCCCGAGTCCAGCCCTCCATCTCATCGGCCAAGAGGCGGACGGACCCGGTGGTGTTAGTGATCTGATTGGTGGATCTCTGCAGTGGGTGGTACCTTTTTCTGCATCAGTCGCAGTTCGCCACTTAAGTTGCTGTTGACCTTCATCAGCTGCTTGATCTTGGCCTCCGAGGCAGACAGGGCGTGCTTCACCTCCAGGAACTCCTGCACCGTGACAGGTCCGTCTGACAGGTCCGAGTCCAGACTCTGTGGAGGAAAAAGTCAGCGATTGAAAAGCCAGACTGCAGGTGCTCAATTTCAGTATTACATACAGTCCTGTACTTGAAATCCATTACTTGGTTTGCGTGCTACGCCATCGCGTTAGTTACCTTGGTCCGGTCCTTGCCCGAGGGTGGCTCCTGATCAGTGTCCTCGTCAGAGGCCACACTGTCGTAGTCCGGCTGATCATTGTCCAGACCCTCACTGCCGCGCCGGATGCTCACGCTTTTTAGGATAAGTTCAACGTTTTCTGTAACCACAAAGCAGCaaatgagaaaataaataaataaataaataaataaataaatggggcACCTTTCTCATTTCGTTGAAAGAACACAATTTTGATTGCATGCGTGTGTGAGCCaagtgcgtgtgagagagaggtagtaGATCCATTATTGTCCAGTACTCTACCTTTGGGACTCATCGTAGAGTTTCCCAGCTGTCGACGCTTCGCGTCACTTAATATGTCGATGACAAGTGTTGCAAATTCATGTGCATTGAATCTCGCAAGTTTTTGCCGTCCCTGGAGAAAGAAATATTATACATAATGTATCCTTTCCTTTTGCATCTGATGACATTtcctgatttatttattttatttacttactTGTTTGACAtcttactgcattgttaggacctGGTAATATAAGCATTTTTctgcacccactataacatctgctaaacggtGTACGCGAACAATAAACTTTCATTTGAAACTGAGAGAACCGGTCATATTTAAAGGGAGGGAGAAAAACAGAGGGGAGAATATACAGTTgaaacaaaagtatctatatccacagtatgcAGCAGGCTTGCCTGGTTTCGTGTTGATGAGTACTCTGGGTTCACGGGAAGGAAAGGCACCACGGTGGTGTCTGTCACCAGCGTGCTGTGGTTCTGTGTCGCCAGCCATACTGTGCAGAACATAGGGGTGTTGCATCAGGGCCATGTTTATTAGGAAACGTAAACAGAAAACTTTTTGCAACAGGAAACAAAAAATGCCTGTTTCTTATTGGATAAGTCAAGGTAGTCCCTCCCAGTTTCAGTCGGTTTTCTTCAGTTTGTTGCCTAATGAACACCATCAAGATGTTTAACTGGACATGGTGGACTAAATGCTAATAAACATGCACTGATGTTAATCCACATCACTGTCGGTCCCTCAGTGTGTCTTACCTGCATCCgtctcccgtctgtccacctcGTCATACACGTCCATCGCCAGCTCCTCAAACAAATGATTACTGAGCTGAAATTAAATTTGTGATATGTGAGAAATCAAACCAGAACTAGTTCTATGATATGCTTTGGTTACATTATATGCATCTCTATGCATTATGTACTGTATGATATTTACAATCCAAACCTGAACACTTACAGACTGGAGTTTCTTCTTGGCTGCCTTTGCCAGTTCTGATAAATCTAAACTGCTATAGATGGAAAAAAATACATCTGCTTAGCCTCTGATTTAGAATGGGAGGGAAAATGGTCAAACCTCATTATGATCAAATACTTACATGTTCCTTATCCATCAAAAGAGAGCAATACAAAAAGAGAACATGCTTCATTTGAGTTCAAATACCAGAACTATGCTATAATAAGACCAGAAATGTCAGATTTTTCTCAGATATGCATTATTATAACAATGATTTTGTTGTTTTAACTAGGAAACAACTGCTTTGGCCGATTTCCTGTCATGCTTGTTACAAAAAGCCACAGAACATGTCCTGCAGGCCCAAGAGTTGGATTGCACGGTCAAAGAAACAGCTCACGGTTtcttaattatatatatatatatattttttaaaatctaaGAATGATCCCCATAAAGTGATATATTTCattagtctggtcccagatctgtttaagCTTTTTTGACAAATCCTCTGGTTGTCATTTGGCATGACAACAAACATAGGGGttggctatacagcacaaacagtCTGGGACCAGAATAGTATATTATGCATTGACCTACACAATGCTTCCTTACCTGTCGGCCATCTGTGGGACGATGAAGTGTTGGCCATTTTTATGATCTGAAAGCAAGCACGGACATAATATGGATTGTTGTGATTTGAACTCATGGGAGTTACCGTATGTGATGTTGAGTAACCCCCGAAACTAGGCTACAAACATTGAGTGTGTGTTGATTTAGCAGGCAAAAAACTGCAGCTGACAGAGGTTTGGAAAAATTGACACACAAGGCTTGCAGCCTAACTTGAGAAGGCGAAGGACTCTCGTCACTTACCAGGCTTTCTTCCACAGAGATAGAAAGCCAGTCTGTCGGTAAGTTCATACTGAATCTCCACCAGCCTATCAGCCAGGTCATGGTAGCCAGCTTGCCTGAGAAACACACAAGAGAAACCAGTTATGCCTCTTCTTACCCATAACAGCCAGCCTGGTAGCAAAGCCACactctttatttatttaatatttatttgGATAAAATAAGTTTAATATTCTGaatggtgaactatccctttaaaaggcTGGATGCTGCAGTACCTTGCATAGTCAATGGGAGTCTTGGCGCTGGTGTCGGGGGCGCCGGGGTCGGCCCCGTAGACTGTCAGCAGCTCGGCCTGAAACACCTGGCCTGCCTTGGCAGCCACATGCAGCGGCGTATTCCCTTTTTCCTGAAGGAAAGGTAAGACACCACCCATACGTGAACAATTAAAACTAGGAAGAAAGAAAGACTTCAACACATAGATAGGGTGTGAGAAAGGGTAagggtctgttcacactgcttgtGGCATAAACACTACGCCACAAAAGGTTAAACCTATGAAAATAATTCATTTTTGGAATGTTTTTTTTCCACAAGCAGTGTTCTATTAAGTTGCTCTTGTACCTGTGAGCAAAACAGTAATACTGGTAGTAAAAATGTAGTATTAACATGCTGTTAAGGATATGTTTTGGATAGGGGAGAAATGAGATGAGTGATCAGAGAGTCTTACTGGGTGAAAGAAGTTGGCCTGGGCTCCCAGAGAGAGTAACCTCAGACATGTTTCCAGGTTACCAGTTCGGACACTGGAGTGAAGTTGCTGAGAGAAAATAAAATCAACATCTATTAGTAAAATATTGCTCATTCAAGCCAAATAAACCTTCATTAGGCACAGAGTGGCCGAGATCTCACCTTGCTTAAGTCCTTGGCAGTGAAGCTGTCGTCATCTCGACAAGGCATCCGGTGGACAAAAGCCAGCATTTGGTATTTGGCCTTTATGAACTCTGTCTTATTTGGGCTATGGGAATGACAAAAAGAAGAGGGGGTAAACAGCAGAGAAATGGAGTGAAGAGCCGTGGGAGGATATCCAGCACTTCAATTTCAAGCAACACTCACTCTTAAGTTCCCAATACCCTTGTCACGCTATCGTGCTGACCCAAACCAGCACTTTGGGGAATGTGTAACCAGGTCAATGCAGTTTAGTATGGTTCGTAtcagctcagtagtgtgaaaagggtaCTAGGGCAACTGGGCCAAATGTCCCTCCTTCACTTGTGAATAAGTGTACACTCCTGGCTCACTAAGCAGCCATCAAAC includes:
- the git2a gene encoding ARF GTPase-activating protein GIT2a isoform X3: MSKRLRNSELCADCSVPEPRWASVNRGVLICDECCSVHRSLGRHSSQVRHLTHTPWAPTQLQMVQMLYNNSANSIWEHSLLDPASVMSGKRKANPQDKVHPNKTEFIKAKYQMLAFVHRMPCRDDDSFTAKDLSKQLHSSVRTGNLETCLRLLSLGAQANFFHPEKGNTPLHVAAKAGQVFQAELLTVYGADPGAPDTSAKTPIDYARQAGYHDLADRLVEIQYELTDRLAFYLCGRKPDHKNGQHFIVPQMADSSLDLSELAKAAKKKLQSLSNHLFEELAMDVYDEVDRRETDAVWLATQNHSTLVTDTTVVPFLPVNPEYSSTRNQGRQKLARFNAHEFATLVIDILSDAKRRQLGNSTMSPKENVELILKSVSIRRGSEGLDNDQPDYDSVASDEDTDQEPPSGKDRTKSLDSDLSDGPVTVQEFLEVKHALSASEAKIKQLMKVNSNLSGELRLMQKKMGRGAFVTSSSLPSFPSTLSWSRDESAQRASKMEKQSSMSDGDYDNTTNDSELEDSGVGRRGRLRSSGWLGEGSSIPELDDLEAEPDSALPSTEDVIRKTEQITKNIQDLLRAAQENKHDSFIPCSERIHVAVMEMAALFPKRPRSETVRGPLRLLTSSAFRLQGECQKAVPSEGGPGPDLQLVTQQVIQCAYDIAKAAKQLVTITTKENSN
- the git2a gene encoding ARF GTPase-activating protein GIT2a isoform X4, producing MSKRLRNSELCADCSVPEPRWASVNRGVLICDECCSVHRSLGRHSSQVRHLTHTPWAPTQLQMVQMLYNNSANSIWEHSLLDPASVMSGKRKANPQDKVHPNKTEFIKAKYQMLAFVHRMPCRDDDSFTAKDLSKQLHSSVRTGNLETCLRLLSLGAQANFFHPEKGNTPLHVAAKAGQVFQAELLTVYGADPGAPDTSAKTPIDYARQAGYHDLADRLVEIQYELTDRLAFYLCGRKPDHKNGQHFIVPQMADSSLDLSELAKAAKKKLQSLSNHLFEELAMDVYDEVDRRETDAVWLATQNHSTLVTDTTVVPFLPVNPEYSSTRNQGRQKLARFNAHEFATLVIDILSDAKRRQLGNSTMSPKENVELILKSVSIRRGSEGLDNDQPDYDSVASDEDTDQEPPSGKDRTKSLDSDLSDGPVTVQEFLEVKHALSASEAKIKQLMKVNSNLSGELRLMQKKASKMEKQSSMSDGDYDNTTNDSELEDSGVGRRGRLRSSGWLGEGSSIPELDDLEAEPDSALPSTEDVIRKTEQITKNIQDLLRAAQENKHDSFIPCSERIHVAVMEMAALFPKRPRSETVRGPLRLLTSSAFRLQGECQKAVPSEGGPGPDLQLVTQQVIQCAYDIAKAAKQLVTITTKENSN